One Parageobacillus sp. KH3-4 genomic region harbors:
- the mnmE gene encoding tRNA uridine-5-carboxymethylaminomethyl(34) synthesis GTPase MnmE, giving the protein MEFDTIAAISTPMGEGAIAIVRLSGDEAIDIADRIFKSPSGKRLKDVPSHTIHYGHIVDPKSGQTVEEVMVSVMRAPKTFTREDVVEINCHGGLVSVNRVLQLVLTNGARLAEPGEFTKRAFLNGRIDLSQAEAVIDLIRAKTDRAMNVALQQMEGRLSKRIRELRQTILETLAHVEVNIDYPEYDDVEEMTPHLLMEKAQYVREQIEKLLQTAQQGKILREGLATVIIGRPNVGKSSLLNALVHENKAIVTDIPGTTRDVIEEYVNVRGVPLRLIDTAGIRETEDIVERIGVERSRQMLKEADLILLVLNYHEPLTEEDEELFEMVKGMDFIVIVNKTDLPQNIDMDRVKQLAGGRPIITTSLLHEKGIEDLETAISDMFFSGAVEAGDLTYVSNSRHIALLQQAKKAIEDAISGIESGMPVDLVQIDLTRAWELLGEIIGDTVHESLIDQLFSQFCLGK; this is encoded by the coding sequence ATGGAATTCGATACAATTGCCGCAATCTCCACACCGATGGGAGAAGGAGCAATTGCGATTGTCAGACTGAGCGGCGACGAAGCGATAGACATTGCTGATCGCATTTTCAAAAGCCCAAGCGGGAAACGCCTTAAGGACGTTCCATCTCATACGATTCATTACGGTCATATTGTCGATCCAAAAAGCGGCCAGACGGTCGAAGAGGTAATGGTATCGGTGATGCGTGCGCCAAAGACGTTTACGAGGGAGGACGTTGTCGAAATTAACTGCCATGGCGGGTTGGTTTCCGTCAATCGCGTGTTGCAGCTTGTATTAACCAACGGGGCGCGGCTTGCCGAGCCCGGAGAATTTACCAAACGCGCGTTTTTAAACGGAAGAATTGACTTATCTCAAGCGGAAGCGGTCATCGATTTGATTCGGGCGAAAACGGACCGGGCGATGAACGTGGCGCTGCAACAAATGGAAGGGCGCTTATCAAAACGAATTCGCGAATTGCGGCAGACGATTTTAGAAACGCTCGCGCATGTTGAAGTGAACATTGATTATCCCGAATATGACGATGTCGAAGAAATGACGCCGCATCTGTTAATGGAAAAGGCGCAATACGTGCGCGAGCAAATTGAAAAATTGCTGCAAACCGCGCAGCAGGGCAAAATTTTGCGCGAAGGCTTGGCGACGGTCATTATCGGCAGACCGAATGTTGGAAAATCATCGCTATTAAACGCGCTTGTGCACGAAAACAAGGCAATTGTCACGGACATTCCCGGAACGACGCGCGATGTGATTGAAGAGTACGTGAATGTCCGCGGCGTTCCGCTTCGATTGATCGATACAGCGGGGATTCGTGAAACAGAAGATATCGTGGAGCGCATTGGTGTCGAACGTTCGCGGCAAATGTTGAAGGAAGCTGATTTAATTTTGCTTGTGTTAAATTATCATGAGCCGTTGACAGAAGAGGACGAAGAGCTTTTTGAGATGGTCAAAGGGATGGATTTCATCGTTATCGTGAACAAAACGGATTTGCCGCAAAATATCGATATGGATCGGGTCAAGCAATTAGCGGGCGGGCGCCCGATTATTACGACATCTCTACTGCACGAAAAAGGAATTGAAGATTTAGAAACCGCTATTTCCGACATGTTTTTCAGCGGTGCTGTCGAAGCAGGCGATCTTACGTACGTTTCGAATTCGCGTCATATCGCCTTGCTTCAGCAAGCAAAAAAGGCGATCGAAGATGCGATTTCCGGTATTGAATCGGGAATGCCCGTCGATCTTGTCCAAATTGATTTAACAAGAGCATGGGAGCTTCTTGGTGAAATTATTGGCGATACGGTGCATGAGAGCTTAATTGACCAGCTGTTTTCGCAATTTTGTTTAGGAAAATAA